In Oryza sativa Japonica Group chromosome 3, ASM3414082v1, one DNA window encodes the following:
- the LOC107278316 gene encoding sinapine esterase gives MASSRSSISLSSPTMIPVLFLLCAHSATAAANSGGGGHLATGAGGDDGFSCFTRMFSFGDSITDTGNSATISPNASFNRLPYGETFFGRPTGRYSDGRLIVDFLARHECVRAAELGLPFLTPFLRGRETVAAEDFRHGANFAVGGATALRREFFEEMGLDLTNIPPYSLDVQVEWFKSVLHSLASADKERKKIMSKSIFIMGEIGGNDYNQPFFQNQSFINEIKPLVPKVISKIENAIKVLIDLGAKTIIVPGNFPIGCVPGYLGIFPNKLSPKDYDVFGCIKWLNDFSKYHNHALKRMMHRIPHDPTITILYVDYYNTALEITRHPAIHGFKRETVFVACYKGGNS, from the exons ATGGCTTCTTCTAGGtcgtccatctccctctcctcgccgACGATGATTCCTGTACTATTTCTTCTCTGCGCgcactccgccaccgccgctgccaactccggtggtggtggtcacctggcgaccggcgccggcggtgacgacggcttCAGCTGCTTCACGCGCATGTTCAGCTTCGGCGACTCCATCACCGACACGGGTAACTCCGCGACGATCAGCCCCAACGCTTCTTTCAACAGACTCCCCTACGGCGAGACCTTCTTCGGCCGCCCCACCGGCCGCTACAGCGACGGCAGGCTCATCGTCGACTTCCTAG CGCGCCATGAATGCGTGCGTGCAGCGGAGCTGGGGCTGCCGTTCTTGACGCCGTTCCTCCGCGGGCgggagacggtggcggcggaggacttCCGGCATGGGGCGAACTTCGCGGTGGGTGGAGCGACGGCGCTGAGGCGGGAGTTCTTCGAGGAGATGGGGCTTGACCTCACCAACATACCGCCATACTCGCTGGACGTGCAGGTGGAATGGTTCAAGAGCGTGCTCCACTCGCTTGCCTCCGCAGACAAAG AACGCAAGAAAATCATGTCtaaatcaatttttataatgGGGGAGATTGGAGGAAACGACTACAATCAGCCTTTCTTCCAAAACCAATCCTTCATCAATGAGATCAAGCCATTGGTACCAAAAGTTATATCGAAGATTGAGAACGCTATCAAG GTCCTAATCGACCTAGGAGCCAAGACGATTATTGTTccaggaaattttcctatagggtGTGTTCCAGGTTATCTCGGGATATTTCCAAACAAGTTAAGTCCTAAAGACTACGATGTGTTTGGCTGCATAAAGTGGTTGAATGACTTCTCCAAGTACCACAACCATGCGCTCAAGCGCATGATGCATCGGATCCCTCACGATCCTACAATCACCATACTCTACGTCGACTACTACAATACCGCTTTAGAGATCACCCGTCACCCTGCCATACATG GGTTCAAGAGGGAGACTGTGTTTGTGGCATGCTACAAGGGTGGCAACTCGTAG